The region GCCGGTTCGCCCCGCGTGTGAGCGGTGGCGAGGACGTCGGCTAGGGAGACGGAGAGTCGGCGTCCGAACAGCCGGACCGTCCCCGACTTCGGCCCGACCTTCTTGTACGCTGGCTGCCAACACTGGCGTATGCGCGCCCTCCGACGCAGTCCGACGGTCGTGACGCTGACCGTCATCGTCGCCGTCTTCGCCTGCCAGCAGGTCGCCGGACTCCTCGGATGGCGGGGCCTGTTCGCGCTGTCGAACCCCCTGCTGGTGCGCCCGTGGACGCTGCTCACGAGCGTCTACGCCCACGCCGACGTCTCGCACCTGGTCGCCAACGCCCTCGCGCTCGCCTTTGCCGGCCTGCTGGTCGAGCGGCTGACGACCAGCGCCCGCTTTCACGGCTTCTTCGCCGCCGTCGGGTCGCTGGCCGGGGTGACACAGGTCGCCGTCGTCGGGTTCGTCGGCCCGCTCGTCCCGGGGATGCCCGCGAGCGTGACCGTACTGGGCGCGAGCGGGGCTATCCTCGGGCTCTTTGGCTACCTGCTCGGGGCGAACCGCCTCACCGAGTTGCTCGTGGCCGGCGTCGAACTCGCCCCGCGGCTCCAGCTCGCGCTCGGCGTGGCGCTGGCAGCGGTGATAACGCTCCTGACAGCTAATCCAGGTGCCGCGCTCGTCGCGCATTTCACCGGCCTGCTGCTCGGCTTTCTCGCCGGTCGCGCGCACCTGCTCGCGCCGGGTGAGCGGTCACAGGAGCGACGGCCGACGGCGGAGTGACGCAGTCGTCGCTTCGAGGAATCTCGCTACGCCCGCTAGGCTCCGCGGGTCGCTACCCTCCCCGCGTCGATTCGAGGAATCTCGCTACGCTCGATTCCTCGCACGCTACGCTCGATTCCTCGCACGCTACGCTCGATTCCTCGCACGCTACGCTCGATTCCTCGCACGCTACGCTCGATTCCTCGCACGCTACGCTCGATTCCTCGCACGCTACGCTCGATTCCTCGCTAGATGAATACTTGCTCGTCCAGCCGCGTCGTCACCGTCTCGGCAAGTGTCTGCAGATTGACGGTGTCCTCGCGGTTGTAGGAGATGAGCGTTTCGAGCGACCCGTCCTGTCCCCGCTCGTGTTCGCGCCAGAGCCGCACCGCGTCCCGTCCCGAGATGTCGGGTCGGTCGCGCTCGATGCCGATATCCTGTTCGACCTGCTTCAACCCGCCGGAGAGGCCGATCTTCTTGCAGGT is a window of Halomicroarcula saliterrae DNA encoding:
- a CDS encoding rhomboid family intramembrane serine protease, translated to MRALRRSPTVVTLTVIVAVFACQQVAGLLGWRGLFALSNPLLVRPWTLLTSVYAHADVSHLVANALALAFAGLLVERLTTSARFHGFFAAVGSLAGVTQVAVVGFVGPLVPGMPASVTVLGASGAILGLFGYLLGANRLTELLVAGVELAPRLQLALGVALAAVITLLTANPGAALVAHFTGLLLGFLAGRAHLLAPGERSQERRPTAE